In Cynocephalus volans isolate mCynVol1 chromosome 3, mCynVol1.pri, whole genome shotgun sequence, one DNA window encodes the following:
- the LOC134372729 gene encoding pre-mRNA-splicing factor 38A-like: MASRTVKDAHSVHGTDPQHLVEKVIRTRIYESRYWKEECFGLTAELVVDKATGLRFVGGVYGGNVKPTPFLCLTLKMLQIQPEKDIIVEFIKNEDFKYVRMLGALYMRLTGTAIDCYKYLEPLYNDYRKIKSQHRSGAFELMHVDEFIDELLHSERVCDIILPRLQKRCMLEEAEQLGPRVSALEEDMDDESSEEEEEDDKLERVPSPDHRRRSYRDLDKPRRSPTLRYKRSRNRSPRRQSPSPKRRSPFLPQEEPSVGARLEDEGFTLLAMCLPNPSAFPRSFG; the protein is encoded by the exons ATGGCCAGCCGCACGGTGAAGGATGCGCACAGCGTCCACGGCACCGACCCTCAGCATCTGGTGGAGAAGGTGATTCGTACGCGAATCTATGAGTCCAGGTACTGGAAAGAGGAGTGTTTTGGACTTACGGCTGAACTTGTAGTCGATAAAGCCACGGGGTTACGGTTTGTTGGTGGCGTCTACGGTGGCAACGTAAAACCGACTCCCTTTCTATGTTTAACCTTGAAGATGCTTCAGATTCAACCCGAGAAGGATATTATTGTAGAGTTTATCAAAAATGAAGATTTCAAGTATGTCCGCATGTTGGGGGCGCTCTACATGAGGCTGACAGGCACCGCAATTGATTGCTACAAGTACTTGGAGCCTTTGTACAATGACTATCGAAAAATCAAGAGCCAGCACCGAAGTGGGGCGTTTGAGCTGATGCATGTAGATGAGTTTATTGATGAACTATTGCACAGCGAGAGAGTCTGTGATATCATTCTGCCCCGGCTACAGAAACGCTGTATGCTAGAGGAAGCTGAGCAACTGGGGCCTCGAGTTAGTGCTCTAGAAGAGGACATGGATGATGAGTCcagtgaagaggaggaagaggatgacAAGTTGGAAAGAGTGCCATCACCTGATCACCGCAGGAGAAGCTACCGAGACTTGGACAAGCCCCGTCGCTCTCCCACACTGCGGTACAAGAGGAGTAGGAACCGGTCTCCCAGAAGGCAGAGTCCATCTCCCAAAAGGCGAAGtccattcctcccccaagaagag CCAAGCGTAGGTGCCAGACTTGAAGATGAAGGCTTTACTTTGTTAGCCATGTGTTTACCAAACCCCAGCGCTTTCCCGAGATCTTTTGGCTGA